Proteins from a genomic interval of Tautonia rosea:
- a CDS encoding formylmethanofuran dehydrogenase subunit C produces MPLTLSWTDATTLPVASDALRADGLAGLSPVEAASLPARIGNQPATLGDLFRIEGDASHGPHRLGGDLRHVRGIGAGMVTGSLIVEGDVGPYFAAAMAGGSITLIGSASTWAGAEMRGGRLHIRGSTGDYLGAAEPGSRRGMREGMILVEGPVGAEVGLAMRRGLIAVTGSSGPGLGRGLIAGTILSLGPVGRLAGSGMKRGTLALVDPGPDFEPLATFAASGRYRFPFLAIYLRFLRDQGFPIPPGLESRAFDRYNGDLLDGGQGELLTLAPV; encoded by the coding sequence ATGCCTCTGACACTTTCCTGGACCGACGCCACCACCCTCCCCGTCGCCTCCGACGCCCTCCGCGCCGATGGCCTGGCGGGCCTTTCTCCTGTTGAAGCCGCCTCGCTTCCCGCTCGCATCGGCAACCAACCCGCCACGCTCGGCGACCTGTTCCGCATCGAGGGAGACGCCTCGCACGGCCCTCACCGTCTCGGAGGCGATCTCCGCCACGTCCGAGGCATCGGCGCGGGCATGGTTACAGGCTCCTTGATCGTCGAAGGGGATGTCGGACCCTACTTCGCTGCGGCGATGGCCGGCGGCTCGATCACCCTCATCGGCTCCGCCTCCACCTGGGCCGGGGCCGAGATGCGTGGCGGACGCTTGCACATCCGTGGATCAACCGGCGACTACCTCGGCGCGGCCGAACCCGGCAGCCGTCGCGGCATGCGAGAGGGCATGATCCTCGTCGAAGGCCCCGTCGGTGCCGAGGTCGGCCTGGCCATGCGCCGCGGTCTGATCGCCGTCACCGGTTCGAGCGGCCCCGGCCTCGGTCGCGGCCTGATCGCCGGAACGATCCTCTCCCTCGGCCCTGTCGGCCGCCTGGCCGGATCAGGGATGAAGCGGGGGACACTCGCCCTGGTCGACCCCGGCCCCGACTTCGAACCTCTGGCCACGTTCGCCGCCTCGGGTCGATATCGTTTCCCGTTCCTGGCGATCTATCTTCGGTTCCTCCGTGATCAAGGATTCCCGATCCCTCCCGGACTGGAATCCCGCGCATTCGATCGGTACAACGGGGATCTGCTCGACGGCGGCCAGGGGGAACTCTTGACCCTCGCCCCTGTCTGA
- a CDS encoding beta-ribofuranosylaminobenzene 5'-phosphate synthase family protein yields the protein MILEGIVTTLGPDGSLNIAPMGPIVESPTLDRFTLRPYTSSTTYRNLKALGEGVLHVTDDVLMIARGAIGRLNDAPTRPADVVKGRILTSSCRYVEFRVTQLDDRDERTTIHCEAVARGTLRDFFGLNRAKHAVVEAAILATRTDFLHLPEILEQYDRFSVLIDKTAGPDEEKAFALLRDHVHAIARRRGVPIPGSSDVVVPRAVCIQTPSRLHFGPLAWGPEAGRRFGGVGLMIEQPGVELRAQRSDEWAITGMMGQRPRVSDFSSRVLFQLARKMDRARAMATHIHMDRAIPEHVGLGSGTQLGLAVARAITLLNGKGDLPVQRLAQLAGRGARSGIGILGFERGGLIVDGGHRASGAIPPLVARATLPDDWAVLVAIPTAPPGLHGEAERLAFRDLPPMPDSLSDRLCRLVLLGLLPAVAERDLPAFGAALVEIQSHVGDWFSPAQGGRFACPEVEQLARFLSDRQLHGVGQSSWGPALYAFDNGPPDRRDALLAELRDRFSLRPSRCFWTRASSSGASWESIDPLPTDLLASGH from the coding sequence GTGATCCTCGAAGGCATCGTCACTACCCTCGGCCCCGACGGCTCCCTCAACATCGCCCCGATGGGGCCGATCGTCGAATCCCCCACGCTCGACCGCTTCACCCTCCGCCCCTACACCTCCTCGACCACCTACCGCAACCTGAAGGCCCTCGGCGAAGGGGTCCTCCACGTCACCGACGACGTCCTCATGATCGCCCGGGGCGCGATCGGCCGCCTCAACGACGCCCCCACCCGCCCGGCCGACGTTGTCAAGGGTCGGATTCTCACGAGCAGTTGCCGATACGTCGAATTTCGCGTCACCCAGCTCGACGACCGCGACGAACGCACCACCATCCATTGCGAGGCCGTCGCCCGGGGCACCCTCCGCGACTTCTTCGGCCTCAACCGCGCCAAGCATGCCGTCGTCGAGGCCGCCATCCTCGCCACCCGGACCGATTTCCTCCACTTGCCCGAAATCCTGGAGCAGTACGACCGCTTTTCCGTCCTCATCGACAAGACCGCCGGACCCGATGAAGAAAAAGCCTTCGCACTCTTGCGCGATCATGTCCATGCCATTGCCCGTCGTCGAGGCGTGCCGATTCCCGGTTCTTCCGACGTGGTCGTCCCCCGAGCCGTCTGCATCCAGACCCCCAGCCGCTTGCACTTCGGCCCGCTTGCCTGGGGACCGGAGGCAGGACGTCGCTTCGGTGGCGTGGGCCTGATGATCGAGCAACCGGGCGTCGAACTCCGTGCCCAGCGTAGCGACGAATGGGCGATCACCGGCATGATGGGCCAGCGCCCCCGCGTCTCCGACTTCTCCTCCCGCGTCCTCTTCCAGCTCGCCCGCAAGATGGACCGTGCCCGGGCGATGGCCACCCACATCCACATGGACCGCGCGATCCCCGAGCACGTTGGCCTCGGCTCCGGCACCCAGCTCGGCCTGGCGGTCGCAAGGGCGATTACCCTGCTGAACGGCAAAGGGGATTTACCTGTCCAGCGCCTGGCGCAACTCGCTGGCCGGGGGGCACGGTCGGGCATCGGCATCCTTGGATTTGAACGCGGCGGCCTGATCGTCGACGGCGGCCATCGTGCCTCCGGGGCGATCCCTCCCCTCGTCGCCCGCGCCACCCTCCCCGACGACTGGGCCGTCCTCGTCGCCATCCCGACTGCCCCTCCCGGCCTCCACGGCGAGGCCGAACGCCTCGCCTTCCGCGACCTCCCCCCCATGCCCGATTCCCTCTCCGATCGCCTCTGCCGCCTCGTCCTGCTCGGCTTGCTCCCCGCGGTGGCCGAGCGTGATCTCCCCGCCTTCGGCGCCGCCCTCGTCGAAATCCAATCCCACGTCGGCGACTGGTTCTCCCCCGCCCAGGGCGGACGCTTCGCCTGCCCTGAGGTCGAGCAACTCGCCCGCTTCCTCTCCGATCGCCAGCTCCACGGCGTCGGCCAAAGCTCCTGGGGACCCGCCCTCTACGCCTTCGACAACGGCCCGCCCGACCGACGCGATGCCCTGCTCGCCGAACTCCGCGACCGCTTCTCCCTCCGCCCCTCCCGATGCTTCTGGACCCGCGCCTCTTCCTCTGGAGCCTCCTGGGAATCGATTGACCCGCTCCCCACCGACCTCCTCGCCTCTGGCCACTGA
- a CDS encoding DUF1559 family PulG-like putative transporter, with protein MRRPGLTLIELMVVIGILGLLASLMLPAVQSARAEARRARCANNLKQLGLAMHAYQGAWDVFPPSPLGHHIGVPNLNGPTYVNLSAHVALLSVLEQEPIYDSINFNVPTMSLRMIERGANMTAASRHVTLFVCPEDGWASPDPFGPTNYRANRGVCGFCRSGFDDGCFTYQGTGVRGFTDGLTHTIAFSEKLVGVGSPGEPTYRPHRDWIQKGPAGYPLTISVDELVDFCARRNLVSDRDRIKHDAGRTWMLGGAEYTAFFASVPPNSPVPDCGTIYMGGVGVFAARSYHAGGVNVGMADGSVRFVSNGIRDEVWRALGTRGGGELIPHADWSGR; from the coding sequence ATGAGACGTCCGGGCCTGACGCTGATCGAATTGATGGTCGTCATTGGAATCCTTGGTCTGCTGGCAAGCCTGATGCTGCCCGCGGTTCAATCGGCACGCGCGGAGGCCCGACGCGCTCGGTGCGCGAACAATCTCAAGCAACTCGGCCTGGCGATGCATGCCTATCAGGGGGCCTGGGACGTCTTCCCCCCGTCACCGCTCGGCCACCACATCGGCGTACCCAACTTGAACGGCCCTACTTACGTGAACCTCTCTGCCCACGTCGCGTTGCTGAGCGTGCTCGAGCAGGAGCCAATCTACGACTCGATCAATTTCAACGTTCCCACCATGTCTTTGCGGATGATCGAGCGCGGGGCGAACATGACCGCAGCAAGTCGGCACGTCACCTTGTTTGTGTGCCCCGAGGACGGATGGGCGTCGCCGGATCCGTTCGGCCCGACGAACTACCGGGCGAACCGGGGCGTCTGCGGCTTCTGCCGGTCGGGCTTCGACGACGGGTGCTTCACGTATCAGGGGACCGGCGTGCGGGGATTCACCGACGGTCTGACGCACACGATCGCCTTCTCGGAGAAGCTGGTCGGCGTGGGATCGCCTGGCGAGCCGACTTATCGGCCCCATCGCGACTGGATCCAGAAGGGGCCGGCGGGATATCCGTTGACGATCAGCGTGGACGAACTGGTCGATTTTTGCGCTCGACGCAACCTTGTGAGCGATCGAGATCGGATCAAGCACGACGCCGGCCGGACCTGGATGCTCGGGGGGGCGGAATATACCGCCTTCTTCGCGTCGGTCCCGCCCAATTCCCCGGTCCCCGACTGCGGCACGATCTATATGGGAGGGGTCGGCGTCTTCGCCGCCCGGAGCTACCACGCCGGCGGCGTCAACGTCGGCATGGCCGACGGCTCGGTCCGCTTCGTGTCGAACGGGATCCGCGACGAGGTATGGAGGGCGCTGGGGACACGCGGGGGTGGCGAGCTCATCCCCCATGCGGACTGGAGCGGGCGTTGA
- the mch gene encoding methenyltetrahydromethanopterin cyclohydrolase, with protein sequence MNLNARAARRTDFLIAHALERRVRVVDVPGGGRVVDCGVETPGGLLAGLDLARICMADLAEITLAPGEVEGIACPTIQVATDHPVASCLASQYAGWQIALSKFFAMGSGPMRAAWGHEDLFSTIGFREDADAVVGVLEGRSLPTAEVIAHVAQSCRVAPSAVTLLIAPTASLAGGVQVVARSVETCLHKLHELKFDLSRIVSGFGTAPLPPVASDDLKAIGRTNDAILYGARVVLDVTGDDDSLRALGPKVPSSSSRDHGEPFADIFARYNHDFYAVDPHLFSPAEVAFRNLQTGHSFAFGRLEPAVLARSFGTEGA encoded by the coding sequence ATGAACCTGAACGCCCGAGCCGCCCGTCGGACCGACTTCCTCATCGCTCACGCCCTGGAACGTCGAGTCCGCGTGGTTGACGTGCCTGGAGGCGGCCGGGTCGTCGATTGCGGCGTCGAGACTCCGGGCGGCCTCCTTGCCGGGCTCGACCTCGCCCGCATCTGCATGGCCGACCTCGCCGAGATCACCCTCGCCCCCGGCGAGGTGGAGGGTATTGCCTGCCCGACAATCCAGGTCGCCACCGACCACCCCGTCGCCTCCTGCCTTGCCAGCCAGTACGCCGGCTGGCAGATCGCCCTCAGCAAATTCTTCGCCATGGGCTCCGGGCCAATGCGGGCGGCATGGGGACATGAAGATCTATTCAGCACCATCGGATTCCGCGAGGACGCCGATGCCGTCGTCGGCGTCCTTGAAGGCCGCTCGCTGCCCACCGCCGAGGTCATCGCCCACGTCGCGCAATCGTGCCGCGTTGCTCCCTCGGCCGTCACTTTGCTGATCGCCCCGACCGCCAGCCTCGCCGGTGGGGTTCAGGTCGTTGCTCGATCCGTCGAAACATGCTTGCATAAGCTCCACGAACTGAAGTTCGACCTTTCCCGGATCGTCTCCGGTTTCGGCACCGCTCCGCTGCCACCGGTGGCCTCCGACGATCTGAAGGCCATCGGCCGGACCAACGACGCCATCCTCTACGGCGCCCGCGTCGTGCTCGATGTCACGGGCGACGACGACTCGCTCCGCGCCCTCGGCCCGAAGGTCCCGTCCTCCTCCTCCCGCGACCACGGCGAGCCTTTTGCCGACATCTTCGCCCGCTACAACCACGACTTCTACGCCGTCGATCCCCACCTGTTCAGCCCCGCCGAGGTCGCCTTCCGCAACCTCCAGACGGGTCATTCGTTCGCCTTCGGCCGCCTCGAACCCGCCGTGCTCGCCCGATCCTTCGGCACCGAGGGCGCATGA
- a CDS encoding DUF6513 domain-containing protein — MPHRDGPRILFVTGRLAEFALRQVLDDLAPRANIRAEVAVLPITVAALMPPKWIARHLQVPEGVDRVILPGMCKGDLAPVVEKVAPVPVERGPDDLRDLPRAFGLDCPKADGYGAFDIEILAEINHAPTLPIDALLVQADRFRTEGADRIDLGCDPGGPWLGVGEAVAGLREQGHRVSVDSFDPVEVGRAVAAGADLVLSVNGSNRDRARDWGVEVVVIPDQVGTLDGLDASVEFLTKHGIPFRLDPIIEPIGFGFAASLGRYLETRRRYPDAPMMMGIGNLTELTDVDSSGMNVALIGFCQELRVGSVLTTAVINWARSSVREIDLARRLAYHAVTNKTLPKHLEPGLVMLRDPKIPTFGPENLRELQRRIKDPNWRIFAEDGMIYALNHQHFLSDSDPFALFDRMGVDEPSHAFYLGYELAKAKTALTLGKHYRQDQALDWGFLTEPEVSAVDRRKWERELHRRHEGGAGGLGS; from the coding sequence ATGCCCCACCGCGACGGCCCCCGCATCTTGTTCGTCACCGGCCGCCTGGCGGAGTTCGCGCTCCGGCAGGTGCTCGATGACCTCGCGCCGAGGGCGAACATCAGGGCCGAGGTCGCCGTCTTGCCGATCACCGTCGCGGCCCTGATGCCGCCGAAGTGGATCGCCAGGCACCTGCAAGTTCCCGAGGGGGTCGATCGCGTCATCCTGCCCGGCATGTGCAAGGGGGACCTGGCCCCGGTGGTCGAGAAGGTGGCCCCCGTGCCCGTCGAGCGCGGCCCGGACGACCTGCGCGACCTGCCGCGTGCCTTCGGCCTCGACTGCCCGAAGGCTGACGGCTACGGTGCCTTCGACATCGAGATCCTCGCCGAGATCAACCACGCCCCGACCCTCCCGATCGACGCATTACTCGTCCAGGCCGACCGCTTCCGCACCGAAGGGGCCGACCGGATCGACCTCGGCTGCGACCCCGGAGGCCCCTGGCTCGGCGTCGGCGAGGCGGTGGCCGGGCTCCGCGAGCAGGGCCACCGCGTCTCGGTCGATAGCTTCGATCCCGTCGAGGTCGGGCGCGCCGTCGCCGCCGGGGCCGACCTGGTGCTGAGCGTCAACGGGTCGAACCGCGACCGGGCCCGCGACTGGGGCGTCGAGGTCGTCGTCATCCCCGATCAGGTCGGCACGCTCGACGGCCTGGACGCATCGGTCGAATTCCTCACGAAGCACGGCATTCCCTTCCGCCTCGACCCGATCATCGAGCCGATCGGCTTCGGCTTCGCCGCCTCGCTCGGCCGTTACCTGGAAACGCGTCGCCGCTACCCCGATGCCCCCATGATGATGGGCATCGGCAACCTGACCGAACTGACGGACGTCGATTCGAGCGGCATGAACGTCGCGCTGATCGGCTTCTGCCAGGAGCTTCGCGTCGGCTCCGTCCTGACCACCGCCGTCATCAACTGGGCGCGATCGTCCGTCCGGGAGATCGACCTGGCCCGCCGACTTGCCTATCATGCGGTGACGAACAAGACGTTGCCGAAGCACCTGGAGCCCGGCCTGGTGATGCTCCGCGATCCGAAGATCCCCACCTTCGGCCCCGAGAATCTCCGGGAACTCCAGCGCCGCATCAAGGACCCGAACTGGCGCATCTTCGCCGAGGACGGCATGATCTACGCCCTCAATCATCAGCATTTCCTCTCCGATTCCGACCCCTTCGCCCTCTTCGACCGCATGGGGGTCGATGAGCCGTCGCACGCCTTTTACCTCGGCTACGAGCTGGCCAAGGCAAAGACAGCTTTGACCCTCGGCAAGCACTACCGTCAGGACCAGGCCCTCGACTGGGGATTCCTCACCGAGCCCGAGGTCAGCGCCGTCGATCGCCGGAAGTGGGAACGCGAACTCCACCGCCGCCACGAGGGCGGGGCAGGGGGGCTCGGCTCGTGA
- a CDS encoding ATP-grasp domain-containing protein, with the protein MPPHLVALVSGTGWHVQDLIRASQVVGCRLDPLPFPSLAARIGGGPARIEARQVNLLGVDGVLVRMMPPGSLEQVVYRMDALHRLEARGIPVLNPPRAVEAAVDKYLSLAKLDAAGLPVPPTWVGESARDAMDAFHALGGDVVLKPLFGAEGRGLVRLSNPDLALRAFRAMERIDAVLYVQQHIPNNGHDLRAFVLNGRVLGAIRRTAPDGQWRTNVSLGGRAEALLLDPEAERLALRAAQSVGARMAGVDLLPDSRTGRLVVLEVNAVPGWRALSAATGIDVAAALLDDLIRWHR; encoded by the coding sequence ATGCCCCCGCACCTCGTCGCCCTCGTCTCCGGGACCGGCTGGCATGTCCAGGATCTCATCCGAGCATCCCAGGTCGTCGGCTGCCGCCTCGACCCGCTCCCGTTCCCCTCGCTCGCGGCCCGAATCGGCGGAGGGCCTGCCCGCATCGAGGCCCGCCAGGTCAACCTGCTCGGCGTCGATGGCGTGCTCGTCCGCATGATGCCCCCCGGCTCTTTGGAGCAGGTCGTCTACCGGATGGACGCCCTGCATCGCCTGGAAGCCCGCGGCATCCCGGTGTTGAACCCCCCCCGGGCCGTCGAGGCTGCCGTCGACAAGTATCTCTCGCTCGCGAAGCTCGACGCCGCCGGCCTCCCCGTCCCGCCCACCTGGGTCGGTGAGTCGGCCCGAGACGCGATGGACGCCTTCCACGCCCTTGGCGGCGATGTCGTCCTCAAACCCCTCTTCGGGGCCGAGGGCCGCGGCCTCGTCCGCCTCTCCAACCCCGACCTCGCCCTTCGAGCGTTTCGGGCAATGGAACGAATCGATGCTGTTCTGTATGTGCAACAACACATTCCGAACAACGGCCACGACCTCCGCGCTTTCGTCCTGAATGGCCGGGTCCTTGGCGCAATCCGCCGCACCGCCCCCGATGGCCAGTGGCGCACCAATGTCTCCCTCGGCGGCCGTGCCGAGGCCCTTCTCCTCGACCCCGAGGCCGAGCGTCTCGCCCTCCGTGCTGCCCAATCCGTCGGCGCCCGCATGGCCGGTGTCGACCTGCTTCCCGACTCCCGCACCGGCCGTCTTGTCGTCCTCGAAGTCAACGCAGTCCCCGGCTGGCGGGCCCTCTCCGCGGCAACCGGCATCGACGTGGCCGCCGCCCTCCTCGACGATCTCATTCGGTGGCATCGATGA
- a CDS encoding pectate lyase, producing MNLSLWVALTIGQVVSASDRPDPTPAEAEAALHAAVSFFTEKVASHGAYVWRVSSDLTDRRGEGIASPTMAWVQPPGTPSVGEALLDAYLDTDDPLLLDAALDAAHALCLGQMNSGGWFYSIEFDPAKRPAFDYRDNPDRPAKASRSQRMTTLDDDTTQASLRFLIRMDETLDFADPRIHDAVRYGLDALLAAQHPNGGWYVWWDSFPKPLSEDDYPILPACYPETWLREWPNTWLGRYVTNDNLMPDVIETLLLAHRTYDDPRYLTAARRAGDFLILAQMPDPQPAWAQQYNVAMHPEWSRKFEPPAISGGESQGILQVLMRLYRASGDPKYLEPIPKALDYLRRSQLPDGRLARFYELRTNRPLYFTRDYQLTYSSDDMPTHYGFIVPSRLDRIASEYDRLREQPAPRRSSPESISPKLTPTLSRSARAVIDALDDRGAWLDLTEKGTPIIQSATFSENIRVLSRYLAASKAR from the coding sequence ATGAATCTCTCCCTCTGGGTTGCACTGACGATCGGCCAGGTCGTCTCGGCCTCCGACCGCCCCGATCCCACCCCCGCCGAGGCCGAGGCCGCCCTCCATGCCGCCGTCTCCTTCTTCACGGAGAAGGTCGCTTCTCACGGGGCCTACGTCTGGCGGGTCAGTTCCGACCTGACCGACCGCCGAGGCGAGGGGATCGCCAGCCCGACGATGGCCTGGGTCCAGCCCCCTGGCACCCCGAGCGTCGGCGAGGCCCTGCTCGACGCCTACCTCGACACGGACGATCCCCTCCTGCTCGACGCCGCCCTTGACGCCGCCCACGCCCTCTGCCTCGGCCAGATGAACTCCGGAGGCTGGTTCTACTCAATCGAGTTCGACCCCGCCAAACGTCCCGCCTTCGACTACCGCGACAATCCCGATCGCCCTGCCAAAGCCTCTCGCAGCCAGCGCATGACCACCCTCGACGACGACACCACCCAGGCCTCCCTCCGCTTCCTCATCCGGATGGATGAGACCCTCGACTTCGCCGACCCCCGCATCCACGACGCCGTCCGCTACGGCCTCGATGCCCTCCTCGCCGCGCAGCACCCCAACGGCGGTTGGTACGTCTGGTGGGACTCTTTCCCGAAGCCCCTCTCTGAAGACGATTACCCGATTCTCCCCGCCTGCTACCCCGAGACCTGGCTCCGCGAATGGCCCAACACCTGGCTGGGGCGTTACGTCACCAATGACAACCTCATGCCCGATGTGATCGAAACGCTCCTCCTCGCCCACCGCACCTACGACGACCCCCGCTACCTCACCGCCGCCCGCCGCGCCGGCGACTTCCTCATCCTCGCCCAGATGCCCGACCCCCAGCCCGCCTGGGCCCAGCAATACAACGTGGCCATGCACCCCGAATGGTCCCGCAAGTTCGAGCCCCCCGCCATCAGCGGCGGCGAATCCCAGGGCATCCTCCAGGTCCTCATGCGGCTCTATCGCGCCTCGGGCGACCCCAAATACCTCGAACCCATCCCGAAGGCCCTCGACTACCTCCGCCGCTCCCAGCTCCCCGACGGCCGCCTCGCCCGCTTCTACGAGCTCCGCACCAATCGCCCGCTCTATTTCACCAGGGATTATCAACTCACCTATTCCAGTGACGACATGCCCACTCACTACGGCTTCATCGTCCCCTCCCGCCTCGACCGCATCGCCTCCGAATACGACCGCCTCCGCGAGCAACCCGCTCCGCGTCGATCGTCCCCCGAATCCATTTCTCCGAAGCTCACCCCCACCCTCTCCCGATCCGCCCGCGCGGTCATCGACGCACTTGACGACCGCGGCGCCTGGCTCGACCTTACCGAGAAGGGAACCCCAATCATTCAGTCGGCCACCTTTTCGGAGAACATCCGCGTCCTCTCCCGCTATCTCGCCGCCTCGAAGGCGCGTTGA
- a CDS encoding triphosphoribosyl-dephospho-CoA synthase — protein MIKDLSRLGFDPAFLACLLEATARKPGNVHPGRAFDDSHYLDFVLSAATLSGWLDPDRIQEFGVGAVVRAAVQESRARVGHNTNLGMILLLTPMAGVRHKAEGLRKGVERILDDLTIDDARVVYEAIRIARPGGLGSVPEHDVAHEPTITLREAMTLAASHDAIARQYEAGYADIFDLALPTLRDALLSNRPLETAIVLTHLTLMAERPDTLIARKCGPDVALESSHRAISVLATGWPDSADSITQIRAFDTWLRAEGHSRNPGATADLIAATLYAALYDGTIKFPRHLSRLGWDAGDVL, from the coding sequence ATGATCAAGGATCTCTCCCGTCTTGGATTTGATCCCGCCTTCCTCGCCTGCCTGCTCGAAGCCACGGCTCGCAAGCCTGGCAACGTCCATCCGGGTCGGGCGTTCGATGACTCCCACTACCTCGATTTCGTCCTCTCTGCCGCGACCCTCTCCGGGTGGCTCGATCCGGATCGCATTCAGGAGTTCGGTGTCGGCGCTGTCGTCCGGGCCGCCGTGCAAGAGTCTCGTGCCCGCGTGGGCCACAACACCAACCTCGGCATGATTCTCCTTCTCACCCCGATGGCCGGCGTGCGTCACAAGGCCGAGGGGCTGCGAAAGGGGGTCGAGCGCATCCTCGACGACTTGACCATCGACGATGCCCGAGTCGTTTATGAAGCCATCCGGATCGCCCGACCCGGAGGTCTCGGCTCGGTCCCCGAACACGACGTCGCCCACGAGCCCACAATCACCCTCCGCGAGGCGATGACCCTTGCGGCCTCTCATGACGCCATCGCTCGGCAGTATGAGGCAGGATATGCAGACATCTTTGATCTCGCACTTCCCACGCTGCGAGACGCCCTGCTCAGCAATCGCCCCCTTGAAACCGCCATCGTCCTCACTCACCTCACCCTCATGGCCGAGCGCCCCGACACCCTCATCGCCCGCAAGTGCGGCCCCGACGTCGCGCTCGAATCGTCCCACCGAGCGATTTCCGTCCTTGCCACCGGCTGGCCCGATTCGGCGGATTCGATCACGCAGATCCGAGCGTTCGACACCTGGCTCCGTGCCGAAGGCCACTCCCGCAACCCCGGCGCGACCGCCGACCTGATCGCGGCCACCTTGTACGCTGCCCTCTACGACGGGACAATCAAGTTTCCCCGCCACCTTTCCCGCCTCGGATGGGACGCGGGCGACGTGCTCTGA
- a CDS encoding 6-pyruvoyl trahydropterin synthase family protein, translated as MSANLYTVRVTKDDLVFSAGHFITFNGDICERIHGHNWRVAVEVDGPLDDNHYVFDFIALRDLTKALVLELDHRMLLPDRSPFITVSEDGPNLICHYQDRYWSFPRDECVLLPVPNTTTELIADYLGVRLREALTARGLTLPVAMRVSVEENFGQWATAHWSRSDESIV; from the coding sequence ATGTCAGCGAATCTCTACACGGTCCGCGTCACCAAGGACGACCTCGTCTTCAGCGCCGGGCACTTCATCACCTTCAACGGTGACATCTGCGAACGCATCCACGGTCACAACTGGCGCGTGGCCGTTGAAGTCGATGGACCGCTCGACGACAACCATTACGTCTTCGACTTCATCGCCCTCCGAGACCTCACAAAGGCCCTCGTCCTCGAACTCGATCACCGCATGCTCCTGCCCGATCGCAGCCCCTTCATCACCGTTTCCGAAGACGGGCCGAACCTGATCTGCCACTACCAGGATCGCTACTGGAGCTTCCCCCGCGACGAGTGCGTCCTGCTTCCCGTGCCCAACACCACCACCGAATTGATCGCCGATTACCTTGGCGTTCGCCTTCGCGAGGCCCTGACGGCTCGCGGCCTCACGCTCCCAGTGGCCATGCGAGTCTCAGTCGAGGAGAACTTCGGTCAATGGGCCACCGCTCACTGGAGTCGTTCTGACGAGTCAATCGTGTGA